ATCTCCCACACGCGGTCGAGGCTGATTCCCGTGTGCTGCTCGACGGCGAGGGGATGATCGGTGGGCTCCAGCTCGACGAAGGGGCGCTCGCCCACCGGGCGGGTATGGACGTGCGTCTTCAGGTTGAGGGTCGTCGTCGGGTACACCGGAAGGTCGGTGGTGAGCCAACCGAAGTACGGCTCCTCGGCCTCACGGCCGGGCCTGTTCCACAGATCCGAGGCCCGGGAGAAGCTCTCTCGGCTGAGCGAGACCCAGACCTCCCAGGAGAACACCTCGTCACTGCCACTGACCGGTATCTCGATCAGACCTTTGACGAAGTAGTGCTGACCGAGGACCACACACTGATCCGCGGTCAGCAGGCAGTCGTCGGCATCGGCGAAAGCCGGATCCCACACAGCAGGAGCATCGGCCGTGTAGTTCATCGGCAGCTCCGGATGATGGGCCCCGCAGCACCCGCAGGTGAACCCCGTATCACTGATCATGGACCCGGAGCCTAGCGACGGACTCCAGAAGTACGCCGGGCAGGCTTCCCGGCTTTCCCGACTCCTGCCTTGCGTTGCCAACCATCGCGCTCAGACACCCCCAGCCAGCGAAAGCCAGCCAGGGCGATACCTGCAGACTCCCGAGCCGGCGCGCGTATGCCTGAGAACCCACCCCGAACCTCCGCCACGCTGTGTAACTGCTGAGCTCGGAAAGTGGCACCGTGCTGAGGAGAACCTACGGGCAGAGGGGCACCCCGAGGAACGGAGCGCTTGCGCGAGTACCGCAGGGCAGCCCGTACGGAGGGTTCCTTTGCAGGGTTCCTTCCCCTGTATGGAGAGTGCGTAGCCTCCGCGACGCTTTGACCTGCGGAAACACCTGGTGGATCGGTACCGAGGGATGCCGATATCGGCACTCTGAGATGCCGATATGAGCACACTAGGATGCCGATACATGTCGTCAGTGGTCATGTCGTCAGTGGTCATCGAGGGAACCGGGCGGTTCCTTCGACGACCTATGGCGACATGACGCAGTAGGTCGTCGAAGGAACCTCAGGATTCCTTCGACGACCCTCAGCGACATGTCGGTACGGGTATGTGAAGGAAACGCCGGGTTCCTTCGGTTACCCCACACGACATGTCGCCAGTGGTAATGTCGCGGTTGTCAGAGACAAAGCCCAGGTCAGGGGTCGCAAGTGCCAAATCAGGGCCGCAGTGGACGCAGCCGTGCGCTGGTCAACACCGCGACTGGTGAGGTCCACGAGCTGCTGGAACCAGAGGACGAGGGCGCCCCACGCCGGTCCTACGCCTTCGGCGGCCGGCACGGGCAGTTCAGCTTCGAACGAGTCCTTGCCATGCTCGCGGCTGATTCAGGAATCACCGGTAACGAGTTTCGGCTGTTCTTCTACTGCGGGATCATGACGTACAACGGGAAGGGTGGTGCCACAGCAGTGGAGGCCGCCGACTTCCTCGGACTGACCCCGCAGGCGACGAGGAGGATGGCCAAGAAGCTCGCCGAGCACAAGATGCTCCTGGTGGCCGATGTGATCGGCCGGACCATCAAGTACCGGGTGACTCCGCACATCGTCTCCAGTCTCTCCGGACGGGAACAATCCGAAGAGGCAGCCGCCTACCACCTGCCGACCCTGCCGGGCCGTCCGGCGCAGCGACGAAGGGCCTGACCATGGCACGCAACAGTCCATACCCAGAGCTCGAAGCCCTGCAGGCGCGCATAAGCGATCTCTCGCACCTGAAGCAGAACGTGCTGATGACCTACGCGATCCTGGGCGGCCTGGACAACAGCGTCGAGCGCACCGCGGCCGAGCTGGCCGAGCTGATCGGCGTACCCGCACCGCACTTCTCCCGGGCACGGCGCGAGCTCGAGGCGGCCGGCTATCTGGAGTGCACCCACACCATGGGGCAGGTGAAGTTCTTCCGTCTGGGCGAGGCGGCAACTGCGCGTCAGGTCGTGGTTCCCCTGCTGAACCGACCGACCGGCTGAGCAAGCGCACCAGTCGAGAGAGGCGCGAGAGACTCAACGGTCTCTCGCGCCTCTCTCGTCATTCGTACTGTGCCACGTCTGCCACGTCTGCCTCGGCACCGCGCCTGGTCGAGACTTGAAACGATCCGACTCCAGAGTCGGATCGTTTCTCCGCACGAGAACCAGCGGGAGCATCACGGACGGCTGCGGCAGGTGATTATCACGGCGTGATAATCCCGGCTGGACGCTGCTGAAGCAGGCGCCTTGCCAGCGATCTTCTTGACCTCAAGCATGGTTGAAGTTCTAGCGTCTTCTCCGGCTGATCACCTGACGGCCGATCACCTGACGACTGGAGCAGACGCGTGATTCTCGTAACGGGTGCCACCGGGAACGTAGGAAGTGCTCTGCTCGATGAGCTGCACGCGTGCGGTGCCGGGCCGCTGCGGGGGCTCACCCGTGACGCCGCGCGGGCCTCGTTCCCGGAAGGGGTGGAGGTGAGTGAGGGCGACTTCGCCGACATGGCTTCCCTGAAGCCCGCGCTGGACGCGGTGCGCTCGCTGTTTCTCGTGTCGCGGATGGGCCCTGATGCCGACATCCTCGACGCCGCCCGGCAGGCGGCTGTCGAGCATGTGGTGCTCGTGTCCTCCATCACCGTCCAGACGCATCCGGATCTGGGCCCTGCCCGCGAGAACCTGGCTGTCGAGCGGCTGCTCAAGGGCAGCGGCATGGCCTGGACGGTTCTGCGGCCGACGCAGTTCGCCTCGAATGCCCTGTGGTGGGCGGAGTCGGTCCGTGCGCGCCAAGAGGTCCGTGTGCCGTACGCGGACACCGGGCTGCCCACGATTCACCCTGCGGACATCGCGGCGGTGGCGCGAGTGGCGTTGACCGAGCCCGGTCACCAGGGGCGGACGTATGCGCTGACCGGCCCGGAGCGTGTGACGGCTCGGCAACAGGTGGAGGCCATCGCGGCGGCCTTGGGACGGGAGGTGCCGTTCGCGGAGATCGGCCGGGCGGAGGCCCACCGGCACATGTCCACGTTCTTGGGAGCCGAGGCCGCGGACGCGGTGCTGGATCTGACGGGCGGGGACGTCAACGACGAACTGCTGACGGTGCGCGACACGGTCTCAAGGGTCACCGGAACCGCCGCCAGGCCGTTCCGTCAGTGGGTCCTGGAGAATGTCGCCGCCTTCCGCTGAGCAGCCCCTCCCCGAGCCACGTGCACGCGTACTTGCAGGAGGAGCCCGGGGTGACCGGCCGTCGAGGCGGAGGACATCACGGGTCAGCAGTCGATGCCCTTGACCACTCGGGCGGGCACGCCCGCGACCAGGGTGCGGGCCGGCACGTCGCCGGTGACGACCGCACCGGCGGCCACGACCGCTCCGGCGCCGATGGTCACACCCTGCGTGACCACAGCGGCCGCGCCGATCCAGACGTCGTCCTCGATCACGATCGGGGCGCTGGTGACGTACGCGCGCCGCTCTGCCAGGGGCAGCGGGTGGCCGCCGGTGGTGAGGCTGACCTTCGGGGCGATCATGACGTTGTCGCCGATGCTGATGCCGCCGTGGTCCATGAAGGTGCAGCCTTGGTTGACGAAGACGTTCGTCCCGAACTTCGTGCCCAGGCCGTACTCGGTGAAGAAGGGCGGGTAGATCGTCACCGACTCCGGCAGCGGGCCGCCGAACACAACCGCCAGTAGTTCGGCACGGCCCTCGGTGTCTCGAGGGAGCCGACAATTATCACGGCGTGATAATCCGGGCCGGACGCTGTGCGATGTCGCGGAAGATGGGGCAGCGTGAGGAACGCCATGACCGACTACCTGGCCGCCGCCATGGCGATGCTCGGCCCGGCCCAGAACCGTTATGCGAACCCTCCCGCCTGGGACCGGCTCCACGCAGAACTCGGCATCCGGCTGCCAACCGACTATCAGACCGTCGTGGACGCATACGCTCCCATCCAGCTCAACGGCCACCTGTACCTGCACCACCCCGCGACCGAACGCTGGAATCTGGGCCAGGAGATACGGGACACGATCCGCGCTTGGTCCGAAGTTTCCTGGCACGACCTCGACCCGGACGAGGACCCTCGCCTGCTGTTCGGTCTCACGGAGTTGAGCTTCGGCACCCGCAACGGGCTGTGGCAGATCGCGAGCACCGACCGAGGCGAGACGTTGTTCCTCGTGGCTGTGGACGATACGGCCCCCCGGCTCCTGGTTGAAGACGGCGAAGGCGGCTGGGCTCAGTTCGAAATGAGCTTCGCAGAATGGCTCTACCGATACCTCATCGGCGAAGACATGGCGGGCCCCAATACCTCCGTCTTCTACCCCGGCCCGGTACAGCTGCGCCGACTTCCGATGACCGCTGACGAACGGCCGGAGCCGTGGAGCGGGCCGGACCGCGGTATGTGACCCTGCATGTCGGCGTACGGGTCCCGGCACACGGCGCTGACTCCCCAGCTGCTTACGGACGAACGTCCTCAGCACTCTGCCTTTCCGGGTCTCTCCGGTGCCGCGTAATTCATGCGACTTGGAGCGTCGGCTCTGGAACTCTGCGGTTTGGGCCTGCGGGGCAGGGCGTTCGATCGGTGCAGAGACTGGAGTGGTGATCAATGGACTTCGTGCTTGAGGGACCGGTTCTGGAGGGCAGTGTCGTACGCCTGGAGCCGCTCAGTCACCGGCATGCGGAGGACTTGGCCGCGGCGGCAGAGGAGAACCGCAGCTCGTATGGGTTCACATGGGTGCCGAAGGCCACCGAGGTCGAGGGATACATCGACGCCCAGCTCGCCCGCGCCGCTGACGGCAAGCTTGCTCCGTACGCTCAGGTGGATCGGGTATCAGGGCGGGCGGTCGGGGCCACGGCCTTCTGGGATCCGCGGCTGTGGCCGACGGGAGACGGTCTGTGCGCGATCGAGGTCGGTTTCACCTGGCTTGCGGCGTCGGCTCAAGGCACCGGGACGAACACCGAGGCCAAGTACTTGTTGTTCAGGCACGCGTTCGAGGGCTGGGGGGTAGCGCGTGTCGACTTGAAGACGGACGCACGGAATACCCGTTGTCGGGCTGCGATCGAAGGAGTAGGCGCCCGTCTCGAAGGTGTCCTGCGGAACTGGTCCCGGTCGTGGGCCCCTGGCGAGGATGGACTTCTCCGTGATTCCGCGATCTTTTCGATCACCTCAGCGGAGTGGCCGGACTGCCGCACCAGGCTTGAGCAGCGAATCGCTCGGGTCCTCGAGCGCAGGTGACAGGGTGCGGATCTGCCGGCTCCGAAGGAGCCCGAGTCGTCCCCGCCACGGCGTCTGAGGGCCGATGCGCAGAGCATCTGAAACTGCTCAGTCCGTCTGCGCAGGGGCGGCAGCGATCAGCAGTGCGGTGAACGCGACGGGGGCGGCTGTCTGGTAGACCACCCAGACTTCACCACCGGCGCCGCTGCCCTGCCACGCCGTCAGGAGGCCGGCCAGGGCCGCCAGTACCCAGCCGCTGTCGTAGGCGATCATGAGCCGCATGTAGGTGCGCATCGACCGGCGGCGTGTGTATCCGATCCCGACCCCGCCGCCGATCAGCAGGGCCACGCCCGAGACGACCATCAGCCAGGCAGGCGTGCCGAGTAGCCGGCCGAGCGGGGCAGCGCCGGCGATGTAGACAGCGGCCAGCAACACCTTGAAGGCGCCATCGGCGATGGCCCCCACCGTCCGGCGGCTCATCCGCGGTGCCACGACCTGGGTCATGAATGTTCCCCCCAGAAGCTCGTTCCGGCTGATTGATCCCGTAACAAGATTACGGCAATAATCAGATTATGAGAATGACGAGAGCAGAGGCCAAGGAACGCAACCGTCGCGCCTTGCTGGACGCTGCGTTCGAGGTCGTGTCCCGGGACGGGTACCGGGCCAAGCTCGACGAGATCGCCCAGCGCGCCGATCTGACCACGGGCGCCGTCTACTCACTGTTCGGGAGCAAGAACGACTTGGTGGTGGCCCTGGTCGCCGACTACCTGCGGCCGTACTACGACGAGATCGAGCAGGCGGTTCCCGCCGGACTCGACCTGCTGGAAGCGGTCGACGCCTTTGCCCGGTACTACCGGCGCAGTTGTGACGCCCCGGATGCGCGGTCGCGCCTGTCGCTTCAGATCACCTTGCTGGACATGGCCGTGCATGACCCGGAGTTGGGATCCCGGCTCGCCACATCCATCCGGTCGCAGGAGGAGCATCTGATCGCGCTGTTCACCGGAAGGACACATGGCGGGAGCGTCGTGACGTCGCAGCAGGCGCAACGCCTGACCACCGCGCTCAGGGCACTCTTCGTCGGCCTCAGCCAGGGCGTCACCCTTGGTCTTGCTCCTGGTGCCGACGAGCAGTACTTCGCCGCTGCCGCACGCTCCTTGGCGTCCGGCATGTCCCTCATCGATCACGACGAGGGCGGTTCGTGAGGGCCACTGCGGAAGAGCCGTGCCGTCTCACCATGGGTGAGACGAGGTGCGATTGCTCCTTCAGCGCACGATGCGTGCACGTCACCAGCCATCCCCACTCGGCGCTGACCATGTCAGGTCGGACGCCCAACGGGTGAAACCACGTCAGAACATGCAAAGCGGTTGTCATCGCGCCCACAGAAGTCAGTATGCTGACGTCATGGCTTCCCCCTATCCCGACGGAGACCGGGAAAAGGTAGCGTCCAAGCTGCCCTCGGCGCTCCAGCAAGCGCTCAAGGTCCGCGCCGCCGAACTCAGCCTGGACATCCAGGACGCCGTCGAGGCGGCCATCAACGACTGGCGCGACAGCACGAGCGGCGGCGCCGAGGTCGACACCGCCGGTGCGCGGTCGTTCTCCACGTGGCTTCCGCCAGGCCTGTACGAGCAGTTCAAGGAGACGTGCACCGATCGCGGCGTCTCCTACACGCAGGGCCTCGCCCAGTCCATCCGCGGCTGGCTCGACGCCAACCCCTCCCCCCAGCACGGCGCCCGCGGCACCGAACCCGAGCGGAAGATCGTCGGCAACCAGAAGGGCGGGGTCGGCAAGACCGCCATCTCCGCCGGCATCGGCGAGGCCTACGCCGAGGCGGGCAAGCGCGTCCTCATCGTCGACTTCGACCCGCAGGGCCACCTCAGCGAACAGCTCGGAGTCCCCCAGATCGAACCCGACCACGACAGCCTGGTCTCGCACATGTGCGGCGACGGCAGCGGAGACCTGCGCGACCTCGTCGTGGTGATAGAGGACCCGCGGTTCCAGAAGCGCCTGCACGTCCTGCCCGCCTGCTTCGACGGGTTCCTCCTCGACGCGAAGATCGCCGTCGTGGCCACGCAGAAGCGCGGCTTCCAGAAGGAGGCCGCCCTCGAGCTGGCGCTGCGCCCGCTGGAGGCCGACTACGACGTGATCATCGTCGACTGCCCCCCCAGCCTCGGCATCGCCATGGACGCCGCCCTCTACTACGGGCGCCGGCGCCGCGGCGAAGCCGCCGGTGGCTCCGGGGTAGTCATCCCCGTACTCGCCGAGGACTCCTCCGCCACCGCCTACGGCATGCTCGCCCAGCAGATCGAGGACCTCTGCGAAGACCTCTCCCTCGAGATCGACTACCTCGGCCTCGTCGTCAACCTCTACGACTCGCGCCGCGGTTACGTCGCCACCTCCTCCCTGGACAACTGGAAGTCGCTCGGCGACCCGAAGGTCCTCGCCGTCATCGGCGACCTGAAGGAGCAGCGGGAAGCGGTCCGCAAGCGGATGCCGCTGCTGAGTTACGCGCCCCAGAGCGACCAGGCGGAAGCCATGCGGCAGGTAGCGAGGGGAGCCACCCGGTGAGCAAGGCGGACACCCTGGGGTCGGCACCCGCCTTCGGCGCGGCCCGCGGCGCCCGGTCCTCCCGGCGCAACCTCATCGACAAGACCATCGCCGGTGAGGAGTCGACCACGGCGGCCATCACGGAGCTGCCGGTCACCCTCATCAGCGACAACCCCGACAACCCGCGCAACCACCTGCGCAACCTCGACGAGACGGTGCAGAGCGTCCGCGAGGTCGGCATCATCATCCCCATCGCCGTCGCCACGGTCGACGCCTACCTGCGCAGCCGGCCGGACCGCGCCGACGACCTCGACGACGGAGCGAAGTACATCGTCGTCGACGGCCACCGGCGCCTGGAGGCCGCCCGCCGCGTAGGCCTGGCCACCATCCCCGTCCGCGTCGACAACGGCCGGGTCGCCACCGACGAGGCGCTCCTCGAGGCCGCGTTCGTCGCGAACTACCACCGCGACGACATGACGGACCTGGAGGAGGCCCACGCCCTCAAGACCCTGGTCGACTACTACGGTTCCCAGACCAGGGCGGCCAAGCGGCTGGGCATTCCGCAGAACACGATCTCCAGCAAGCTGTCCCTGCTGAAGCTCACTCCCGAGCTCCAGAAGGACCTGGTGACCGGGGCGCGGAAGGTGGAACACGTCCGCAACCTCGGCAAGTTGTCCGCCGACGAGCAGAAGGCCAAGGCGGACGAACGGGCGGAGGCGGCCCGCGCCAAGGCGGAGGCCCAGTCGGCGCGTGAGGTCGTCGAGCGCCAGGCGGGCCCCGCCGATTATCACGGCGTGATAATCCCGGAGACGCCCGCCGAGCAGGTCACCCCCTCTCCTTCCGCTTCACCGGTTACCGCGTCGGCCGCGTCACAGGCACCAGCGCCCGGTCCCGGCGCACCGACACCGCCCGCCGAGCGTGAGCAGGCGGCTTCCGAGTCCATCCCGGTACCGCGCGCCGGTGCGGCGGAGCCCGGTCCGGCGAACGCGGAAGAGGCGCAGCCGAAGCAGCCGAAGCGGCTCCCCTACGACGACGCCTTCTACTGCGTGCACCATCTCCACCAGAAGATGACGGCCGAGACGTTCGTCCAAGGGTCCCGGGTGTGGATGGACATCCTGCGGGAGCGGCACCCGGACGAGTACAGAGCCCTGCTGGCCGAGCTGGGAGCCCGGTAGCGGACCGGCAGTCGCCCCACGGCCCTGTTCGCCTTCCTCGTGACGGCGGGCGGGGCCGTGTCTGTTCGTTTGCCGGCGTAGTCGGTCGTGCCCCGCCCTTCTTCGGGCAGTTCGCGCATGATCACTGGTGACGAGTGGGTCAGTGTGCGGGGGGAGGCTCGATGCATCCGGTTTCTGGGAAGTGTCCGTTGACGTTGACCCATATGCGTGAACTGCTCACCGCGCCGGAGATGCAGGCGGATTGGCCGACGTAGATGCCGAAGACGCTCCCGTCGGCCGGGATGGTGGCGGCTGTGCCCGTGGTGCGGTTGCTGACTTCGACGCGCCAGGGGACAGCGATGTCCTCGAGGACGGGCAGCAGGTGTTCGGGGGAGATGCGCCCACGTTGCTGTTGCGTCTTGAGGGCGGCCTTGACCTCCTGGGTTTTGGCGGTGGCTGCTTGTTGGTCGAAGGCAGTTGGCCTTGTCGGAGAAGAGCGGCGGGTAGCCCGTGAGCAGGATCCTTGCGTTCGGTGCCTTGGCGTTGATCTGCTTCAGCGTTTCCGTGATGTCCGGCCGGACAATGGTGTTGATGATTCCGGGGATCGCTTCGGCCAGGGGCTTGCCGATGTCCTTGGTGTCCCTGCCGCCGACGTGGGAGTCGGTGTCGCCGCTCTCGAACGCCTTGTTGGCGCAGCTGCCGTCGCCGATCGCGATCAGGCATTTCTGGATGACGTCGGCGAAGCGTGGGTCGTTGCCGCCGATGCTGATGGTGACCAGGGAGGTGTTCTGGTCGAGGTATCCCTTCTCGATCTGCGGTAGTTCCCTGCTGTTGCTCTTGACCACGCCTCCGTGGAGCACGTTGTACGTGTCGGTCGGGCTCCGGAGCACGCGATCAGGTGCGGGTCCAGGGAGGGGTCGAGGCCGTCGGCTCGTTCACCGATCGATGTACTGCGCCCGGGGATCGTTGCCTGCCGTGACCAGGCCGTCGGTCATGGCAGCTCGCCGTGGAGCCGGTGAGCGCGTTCCTCACCTCGCAAACGGTCCATGTCGACTCCGCGCTGTCGTACCGCCTCGACCCAGGCGACCACGTGGCTGCCGAAGTCGGCGACCCGTGAGAGGGGAATGTCCCTGGCAGCGGTGAGGAGCGTCAGCAGACCGTCCGCCGACGTGTCACCGCTGTCGCAGGCCCGGCACAGGTCCGCTTCCCGGTAGCCGTGGACGGGCCGCCCGGCGTTGTTCGTCCACGCATGACCGAACCGGACACGGAGCAGAGCCGCGCCTCCGCAGCGGGCGCACGGCGGCACCTCGCCGACCCTGACGGCGATCTCATCACCGTCGGTCATGCCACACCGTGCCAGGTGTCCTGACCGAAGGAGCCCTTGATGTCGGAGGCGATCGTGGCGGCGTTCACCATCGACTGAAGGACGTAGACCGTGGTCTTCCGGGGGCCGCGTACGAAGAGATGGACGGGGCTTTCGCCGGGGTGGGCGCCCATGATGCGCTTGAGTTCCCTGACCATCGGCTCGTTGACGCGGTGGTGGGGGAAGGCCAGTTGGACCGGCGCCGCACCGGTGCGCTCGGCGGCCGTCACGTCGAGGACCTGGAGTTCCTGGCCGAAGACGCTGATGGCGCCGTCCCGGTCGTTGATGCGCCCCTGGACGGAGATCACGCTGTCCTCCACCAGCGCGCCCAGCACGAGCTGGTAGGTCGCGGGGAAGAAGAGGACCT
The Streptomyces sp. M92 DNA segment above includes these coding regions:
- a CDS encoding helix-turn-helix domain-containing protein; translation: MPNQGRSGRSRALVNTATGEVHELLEPEDEGAPRRSYAFGGRHGQFSFERVLAMLAADSGITGNEFRLFFYCGIMTYNGKGGATAVEAADFLGLTPQATRRMAKKLAEHKMLLVADVIGRTIKYRVTPHIVSSLSGREQSEEAAAYHLPTLPGRPAQRRRA
- a CDS encoding ParA family protein; the protein is MASPYPDGDREKVASKLPSALQQALKVRAAELSLDIQDAVEAAINDWRDSTSGGAEVDTAGARSFSTWLPPGLYEQFKETCTDRGVSYTQGLAQSIRGWLDANPSPQHGARGTEPERKIVGNQKGGVGKTAISAGIGEAYAEAGKRVLIVDFDPQGHLSEQLGVPQIEPDHDSLVSHMCGDGSGDLRDLVVVIEDPRFQKRLHVLPACFDGFLLDAKIAVVATQKRGFQKEAALELALRPLEADYDVIIVDCPPSLGIAMDAALYYGRRRRGEAAGGSGVVIPVLAEDSSATAYGMLAQQIEDLCEDLSLEIDYLGLVVNLYDSRRGYVATSSLDNWKSLGDPKVLAVIGDLKEQREAVRKRMPLLSYAPQSDQAEAMRQVARGATR
- a CDS encoding DUF2199 domain-containing protein; protein product: MNYTADAPAVWDPAFADADDCLLTADQCVVLGQHYFVKGLIEIPVSGSDEVFSWEVWVSLSRESFSRASDLWNRPGREAEEPYFGWLTTDLPVYPTTTLNLKTHVHTRPVGERPFVELEPTDHPLAVEQHTGISLDRVWEIASAVLHARNGEQQ
- a CDS encoding DUF6300 family protein, with translation MTDGDEIAVRVGEVPPCARCGGAALLRVRFGHAWTNNAGRPVHGYREADLCRACDSGDTSADGLLTLLTAARDIPLSRVADFGSHVVAWVEAVRQRGVDMDRLRGEERAHRLHGELP
- a CDS encoding ParB/RepB/Spo0J family partition protein, producing MSKADTLGSAPAFGAARGARSSRRNLIDKTIAGEESTTAAITELPVTLISDNPDNPRNHLRNLDETVQSVREVGIIIPIAVATVDAYLRSRPDRADDLDDGAKYIVVDGHRRLEAARRVGLATIPVRVDNGRVATDEALLEAAFVANYHRDDMTDLEEAHALKTLVDYYGSQTRAAKRLGIPQNTISSKLSLLKLTPELQKDLVTGARKVEHVRNLGKLSADEQKAKADERAEAARAKAEAQSAREVVERQAGPADYHGVIIPETPAEQVTPSPSASPVTASAASQAPAPGPGAPTPPAEREQAASESIPVPRAGAAEPGPANAEEAQPKQPKRLPYDDAFYCVHHLHQKMTAETFVQGSRVWMDILRERHPDEYRALLAELGAR
- a CDS encoding SMI1/KNR4 family protein, encoding MTDYLAAAMAMLGPAQNRYANPPAWDRLHAELGIRLPTDYQTVVDAYAPIQLNGHLYLHHPATERWNLGQEIRDTIRAWSEVSWHDLDPDEDPRLLFGLTELSFGTRNGLWQIASTDRGETLFLVAVDDTAPRLLVEDGEGGWAQFEMSFAEWLYRYLIGEDMAGPNTSVFYPGPVQLRRLPMTADERPEPWSGPDRGM
- a CDS encoding TetR/AcrR family transcriptional regulator produces the protein MTRAEAKERNRRALLDAAFEVVSRDGYRAKLDEIAQRADLTTGAVYSLFGSKNDLVVALVADYLRPYYDEIEQAVPAGLDLLEAVDAFARYYRRSCDAPDARSRLSLQITLLDMAVHDPELGSRLATSIRSQEEHLIALFTGRTHGGSVVTSQQAQRLTTALRALFVGLSQGVTLGLAPGADEQYFAAAARSLASGMSLIDHDEGGS
- a CDS encoding GNAT family N-acetyltransferase; translated protein: MDFVLEGPVLEGSVVRLEPLSHRHAEDLAAAAEENRSSYGFTWVPKATEVEGYIDAQLARAADGKLAPYAQVDRVSGRAVGATAFWDPRLWPTGDGLCAIEVGFTWLAASAQGTGTNTEAKYLLFRHAFEGWGVARVDLKTDARNTRCRAAIEGVGARLEGVLRNWSRSWAPGEDGLLRDSAIFSITSAEWPDCRTRLEQRIARVLERR
- a CDS encoding DapH/DapD/GlmU-related protein, translating into MGRAEHRHGGGQVVGHGVPHAAPSSATSHSVRPGLSRRDNCRLPRDTEGRAELLAVVFGGPLPESVTIYPPFFTEYGLGTKFGTNVFVNQGCTFMDHGGISIGDNVMIAPKVSLTTGGHPLPLAERRAYVTSAPIVIEDDVWIGAAAVVTQGVTIGAGAVVAAGAVVTGDVPARTLVAGVPARVVKGIDC
- a CDS encoding NAD(P)H-binding protein, with the protein product MILVTGATGNVGSALLDELHACGAGPLRGLTRDAARASFPEGVEVSEGDFADMASLKPALDAVRSLFLVSRMGPDADILDAARQAAVEHVVLVSSITVQTHPDLGPARENLAVERLLKGSGMAWTVLRPTQFASNALWWAESVRARQEVRVPYADTGLPTIHPADIAAVARVALTEPGHQGRTYALTGPERVTARQQVEAIAAALGREVPFAEIGRAEAHRHMSTFLGAEAADAVLDLTGGDVNDELLTVRDTVSRVTGTAARPFRQWVLENVAAFR